A portion of the Pedobacter cryoconitis genome contains these proteins:
- a CDS encoding efflux RND transporter permease subunit — MKKKENMIEWAMRYHVLPLTVAAVLFLLGILALFNMPRNEFPDFTIRQGVIVGLYPGASSNQVEEQMTKKVEEYLFSNNEVDKTKTYSYSRDGMMYIFVEVSDKVNGAEAKAFWNKIKNGMLLLQAQLPKEVKGFYVNSDFGSTSALLLAVESPTRPYKELQRNVEDIEAELRRVKDVAKISHTGNLNEQIGIYVDNNKLLQNGVTAGNIRDVLQNEGAISAAGTEDGKIIDRPIHLTSFYKTESDLAEQIIKRDDQGNPVRLRDLATIRREYGDPDSYVTSNGTKSIIISLEMVTGKNIVHFGKELEERLAKVSAHLPPDIKLVKLANQPEVVDESITHFMKEFAFALIGVVVVALLLLPLRVAAVAAATIPITIAATLAIMYLAGIELDTVTLAALIVVLGIVVDDPIVVIDNHVEKLDHGMSVWEAAKSSAQELFPSVFTATLAISATFFPLMFFMTGVAKDFISVFPVTIIIALTLSLVISMLLVPFFNTLFIKKGLHNENKKQEHKSMLDRLQLFFNKHIGNSVKHYKLTVLFGVLSVVFGVIIMGILPQQLFPKVERNQFAVEIYLPSGYSLDQTDSVVKNMERIMHKDKRVINYTSFIGNSSPRFHMVYAPNLPAKNYAQILVNTVSEGATEEVIKDYQQKYSNVFPSAYVRMKQLNMVSSSAPIEVRISGNNIDDLKAVGEKVIAIGKRHKEVIWARTDYDQMEEGIKLNVKSQELARLGLTKSDVANTVAMHTEGVDATRLWEGNYQIDVKIKTPKTSRMNVSSLLDLNIPSQQTKTVVPLRQVADIAPEWNDGQVVRRNSIRTLTVRMDIIPDAVANNVLTELQPDIDKIKLPQNVEISYGGELELQNENMGPMGISLLMSVILIFLILLWHFKHLKHAVLSITTMPLSLLGASFGLLVTGYPFGFTSFLGLLALCGIVVRNGIILIDHAEELRIHEGKTVLQAGILSAERRMRPIFLTSTAAAVGVTPMIISRSSLWGPLGTVICFGLMVSMVLTLFVLPTLYWLFFRKEDEKAKETDEQTA, encoded by the coding sequence ATGAAAAAGAAAGAAAACATGATCGAGTGGGCCATGCGCTACCATGTGCTGCCCCTTACTGTAGCTGCTGTGCTGTTTTTACTGGGTATTCTTGCCCTGTTCAATATGCCCCGTAATGAATTTCCCGATTTTACGATCAGGCAGGGTGTCATTGTAGGGCTTTACCCGGGTGCGTCATCCAACCAGGTAGAAGAACAAATGACCAAGAAAGTTGAAGAATACCTGTTTAGCAATAACGAGGTGGATAAAACTAAAACTTACTCCTACTCTCGCGATGGCATGATGTATATCTTTGTTGAAGTATCCGATAAAGTGAACGGCGCTGAGGCCAAAGCCTTTTGGAATAAGATTAAGAATGGCATGCTCCTTTTGCAGGCCCAGTTGCCGAAAGAGGTTAAAGGTTTTTATGTGAACAGCGATTTTGGTTCAACCTCTGCTTTACTGCTGGCGGTAGAATCACCTACCCGGCCTTATAAAGAACTACAGCGCAACGTAGAAGACATTGAAGCTGAATTACGCCGGGTTAAAGATGTAGCTAAAATATCCCATACAGGTAACCTGAACGAGCAGATCGGTATCTATGTTGATAATAATAAGTTGCTTCAAAATGGGGTTACCGCAGGTAACATCAGGGATGTATTGCAAAATGAGGGCGCCATCAGTGCTGCGGGGACCGAAGATGGAAAAATAATCGACCGGCCGATACATCTGACCAGTTTTTATAAGACCGAGTCAGATCTTGCAGAGCAGATTATCAAACGTGATGATCAAGGTAATCCGGTCAGGCTTCGTGATTTAGCAACCATCCGTCGGGAATATGGCGATCCTGACAGCTATGTAACGTCAAATGGCACTAAAAGTATTATTATTTCACTGGAAATGGTGACTGGTAAAAATATCGTGCATTTTGGCAAGGAGCTGGAGGAACGGCTGGCAAAAGTGAGTGCGCATTTACCGCCGGATATCAAACTGGTCAAACTAGCCAATCAACCGGAAGTGGTGGATGAATCCATTACCCACTTTATGAAGGAGTTCGCTTTTGCCCTGATCGGTGTAGTGGTTGTGGCCCTATTGTTATTACCACTGCGGGTGGCAGCAGTAGCAGCGGCAACTATTCCAATTACAATCGCGGCGACACTGGCCATTATGTACCTGGCGGGGATAGAACTGGACACGGTAACCCTGGCGGCACTCATTGTGGTACTGGGGATCGTTGTCGATGATCCTATTGTCGTCATTGATAACCATGTAGAAAAACTGGATCATGGGATGTCTGTTTGGGAGGCCGCCAAAAGCAGTGCGCAGGAACTATTCCCATCTGTATTTACGGCAACGCTGGCCATTTCGGCCACTTTCTTCCCGCTGATGTTTTTTATGACGGGAGTAGCCAAAGATTTTATCAGTGTTTTCCCGGTAACCATCATTATTGCATTGACCCTGTCCCTGGTCATATCGATGTTATTGGTGCCATTCTTCAATACGCTTTTTATCAAAAAGGGACTGCATAACGAAAATAAGAAGCAAGAGCATAAATCAATGCTGGACAGGCTACAGTTATTTTTCAATAAGCATATCGGCAATTCGGTGAAGCATTATAAGCTTACCGTATTATTCGGCGTGCTGTCCGTTGTATTCGGTGTGATCATCATGGGGATACTTCCCCAGCAATTATTCCCTAAAGTGGAACGTAATCAGTTTGCTGTGGAGATATACCTGCCCAGTGGTTACAGCCTTGACCAAACGGACAGTGTGGTTAAAAATATGGAACGTATCATGCACAAGGATAAGCGGGTGATCAATTACACCAGTTTTATCGGCAATAGCTCGCCGCGCTTTCATATGGTTTACGCGCCTAACCTCCCCGCTAAAAACTATGCGCAGATACTGGTCAATACGGTCTCTGAAGGTGCCACAGAAGAAGTGATCAAAGATTACCAGCAAAAATATAGCAATGTCTTCCCATCTGCTTATGTGCGGATGAAACAACTGAACATGGTCAGCTCATCTGCACCGATCGAGGTTCGTATATCCGGTAACAATATTGACGATCTTAAAGCGGTAGGTGAAAAGGTTATTGCCATAGGTAAAAGGCACAAAGAAGTGATCTGGGCCAGGACGGATTATGATCAAATGGAGGAAGGGATTAAACTCAATGTGAAAAGCCAGGAACTGGCGCGCCTTGGCTTAACTAAAAGCGATGTGGCCAACACCGTGGCCATGCACACTGAGGGCGTTGATGCTACGCGGCTTTGGGAAGGTAACTATCAGATTGATGTGAAGATTAAAACACCCAAAACATCGAGAATGAATGTGTCCAGCCTGCTGGACCTTAATATTCCTTCCCAACAAACGAAAACCGTGGTACCGCTCAGACAAGTGGCCGATATAGCACCTGAATGGAATGACGGACAGGTGGTGAGACGGAACAGCATCCGCACGCTGACTGTGCGGATGGACATCATTCCGGATGCCGTTGCCAACAATGTGCTGACGGAATTACAGCCGGATATCGACAAAATTAAATTGCCACAGAATGTTGAAATCTCCTATGGCGGTGAACTGGAACTGCAAAATGAAAACATGGGCCCTATGGGGATTTCCTTACTCATGAGCGTCATCCTGATCTTTTTGATATTGCTCTGGCATTTCAAGCACCTCAAACATGCAGTACTCAGCATTACCACCATGCCACTCAGTCTGCTTGGCGCATCATTCGGATTGTTGGTCACTGGCTATCCATTCGGGTTTACCTCTTTTCTGGGACTATTGGCCTTATGCGGTATTGTGGTACGTAATGGAATTATCCTGATCGATCATGCCGAGGAACTGAGGATCCATGAGGGAAAAACGGTATTACAGGCCGGCATTTTGTCAGCCGAACGCCGTATGCGGCCCATATTCCTAACTTCTACGGCCGCAGCTGTGGGCGTTACGCCCATGATCATCAGCCGCTCTTCGTTATGGGGACCTTTAGGTACAGTGATCTGCTTTGGACTAATGGTTTCCATGGTACTAACCCTTTTTGTTTTACCAACACTGTACTGGCTTTTCTTTCGTAAAGAAGATGAAAAGGCCAAAGAAACAGATGAGCAAACCGCGTAA
- a CDS encoding peroxiredoxin family protein, translating into MKRLIVLILMGQVAFSALAQNHPVSWEFSSKKTSPLTYEVKFHAAVKELYHIYPQGEGGGFGMPTEFLFDENDNIEFIGEIEEKGVEQKDGEHLSYYSKGVTFTQILKLKTAKKTTLAFTIKYMACTNQMCLPPSKKQFTLDLGGIEKDAVAVKNENPSELSSKQTTASKYEDFIMEDIDGKVISSKNITSKNKYTLIDFWASWCMPCRSQGRELIPLYNNYKSQGFDVIGVSLDTDLKSWKKAIQADGYTWTNLSDLKGFESALSKKYNITAIPRNLLIDQKGNIVAVDLHGKELEAKLAELFKI; encoded by the coding sequence ATGAAACGATTAATAGTATTAATACTAATGGGCCAGGTAGCTTTTTCGGCTCTTGCGCAGAACCATCCGGTTTCTTGGGAATTTAGCAGTAAAAAAACCTCACCCTTAACGTATGAGGTGAAATTCCATGCTGCGGTAAAAGAGCTTTATCATATTTACCCTCAGGGTGAAGGTGGCGGTTTTGGAATGCCTACTGAATTTCTGTTTGATGAAAATGACAATATAGAATTCATTGGTGAAATAGAGGAAAAAGGGGTGGAACAGAAAGATGGAGAGCATTTGTCTTACTATTCAAAAGGCGTGACATTCACGCAGATACTTAAACTAAAAACTGCAAAGAAGACCACATTGGCATTTACGATAAAGTATATGGCCTGTACCAATCAAATGTGTCTTCCACCGTCTAAAAAGCAATTTACTTTAGATTTAGGTGGTATTGAGAAGGATGCTGTAGCTGTTAAAAATGAAAATCCTTCTGAATTATCCAGCAAACAGACGACTGCTTCTAAGTATGAAGATTTTATAATGGAGGATATAGACGGTAAAGTTATATCATCCAAAAACATTACCTCCAAAAACAAATATACCTTGATTGATTTTTGGGCAAGCTGGTGCATGCCATGCAGGTCGCAAGGGCGCGAATTGATTCCTTTATATAATAATTATAAATCGCAGGGTTTTGATGTGATCGGCGTTTCACTTGATACTGATCTCAAATCCTGGAAAAAAGCTATTCAGGCTGATGGATATACCTGGACAAATCTGAGTGACCTGAAAGGTTTTGAATCTGCTTTGAGTAAGAAATACAATATCACTGCTATTCCGAGAAATTTGCTGATTGATCAAAAAGGAAATATTGTTGCAGTCGATTTACATGGAAAAGAACTGGAGGCTAAACTTGCTGAATTATTTAAGATTTAA
- a CDS encoding TetR/AcrR family transcriptional regulator: protein MKLSKEEQIKEEIVTAAIGVFESYGFTRVSMQDISKAGKKGRTTLYYYFGNKTEVFDAVVEKLCLQIFDTCQGVIDPNASMSTNLENFYTKKLQEIKFLTKKYHLVLEDLKQQPGLAAAKTRVLLEEEGSVIYKMIRWAIEKKEIAELTEADSRFLAETIVTAFKSFEQEIILFNRFPDMEAKLSWISQIFCKGLK from the coding sequence ATGAAGTTATCTAAAGAAGAACAGATCAAGGAAGAAATTGTCACTGCCGCCATCGGTGTTTTTGAAAGCTATGGCTTTACCCGGGTGTCTATGCAGGATATTTCGAAAGCGGGTAAAAAAGGGCGTACTACTTTATATTATTATTTTGGTAATAAAACAGAAGTTTTTGATGCAGTAGTAGAAAAACTATGCCTGCAGATATTTGATACCTGCCAGGGGGTAATTGATCCAAATGCTTCAATGTCCACCAATTTGGAAAATTTTTACACAAAAAAATTACAGGAGATTAAATTTCTTACCAAAAAATATCATTTGGTGTTAGAAGATCTAAAGCAACAACCAGGGCTTGCCGCCGCTAAAACCAGGGTTTTGTTGGAGGAAGAAGGCAGTGTAATCTATAAAATGATCAGGTGGGCAATTGAGAAGAAAGAAATTGCCGAACTCACTGAGGCTGACAGCCGTTTTCTTGCCGAAACAATTGTAACCGCCTTCAAAAGCTTTGAGCAGGAAATTATCTTGTTCAACCGGTTTCCCGATATGGAAGCTAAACTGTCCTGGATTTCGCAGATTTTTTGCAAGGGACTGAAATAA
- a CDS encoding RNA polymerase sigma factor, whose translation MKKARQEIVDWMQELYEGNEKALAYFFKLHSKSLAYFTTRMLEDKAEADDIVSKCFLKVWQKHKDFKTEQNIKAFLYISCRNACLDYLASLKVRTAAQENYIKYLLGGEETILYDVVQTEVLDMVNKEIEELPDKMKIVFKMLYIEGKSTAEIAEELGLSIQTVRNQKTKAVALIKNSLLKKGVSNALQLAFLFFITK comes from the coding sequence ATGAAAAAAGCTAGGCAAGAAATAGTAGACTGGATGCAAGAATTATATGAAGGGAATGAAAAGGCCCTTGCATATTTTTTTAAACTGCACAGTAAGTCACTTGCTTATTTCACAACCCGCATGCTTGAAGATAAAGCAGAAGCTGATGATATTGTATCTAAATGCTTTTTAAAAGTTTGGCAGAAACATAAAGATTTTAAGACAGAACAAAATATCAAAGCCTTTCTTTACATCAGTTGTCGCAATGCTTGTCTGGATTATCTGGCCAGCTTAAAAGTCAGAACTGCTGCACAAGAAAATTACATTAAGTATCTTCTGGGTGGAGAGGAAACTATCCTGTATGATGTAGTTCAAACAGAAGTGCTGGACATGGTGAATAAAGAAATTGAGGAACTACCTGATAAAATGAAGATAGTTTTTAAAATGCTTTATATTGAAGGAAAAAGTACAGCCGAAATTGCTGAAGAGCTGGGCTTGTCTATACAGACTGTCCGAAACCAAAAAACAAAAGCTGTGGCTCTTATTAAAAATTCTCTGCTCAAAAAAGGTGTTTCCAATGCATTGCAGCTGGCCTTTTTATTTTTTATTACCAAATAA
- a CDS encoding efflux RND transporter periplasmic adaptor subunit has product MRPILSILTAAGATLLFTGCSGHKESSKIPDTINVKTINLSSQQTGSSDQIIYSGTLQADKMIDLSFQVSGTINSFPVKAGDYVKKGQLVATVDETTYRNQYNAQLAQVKLAKENYTRILSVFQKGSIAEIKMLEAKSNLDQAASAARATYQNIAHTRLYAPQSGYASDKKTEAGATASPGVPVLQLLDTRSVNVLVAVPENEINRYQPGDPAAVTIDASANTPIEGRITEVGVLALNNSANYTVKVKLANPGQALKPGMLCKVVFSTPKSKSLSAKAAEQQLVVPAQAVQVDEHGRNYVYTVNPQHKAQRKEVQTGALYNNGLAITGGLSGDEQLITSGYQKLADQSPVKITQ; this is encoded by the coding sequence ATGAGACCTATATTATCAATTCTTACAGCAGCTGGAGCAACGCTACTTTTCACCGGATGTTCCGGGCATAAAGAGTCCAGCAAAATACCTGACACGATCAATGTTAAAACAATTAATTTAAGCAGCCAACAGACAGGCTCCTCCGATCAGATTATTTATAGCGGAACTTTGCAAGCCGACAAAATGATCGATTTAAGTTTTCAGGTTTCCGGCACTATCAATTCATTTCCGGTAAAAGCCGGGGATTATGTAAAAAAAGGCCAATTAGTGGCTACCGTAGATGAAACAACTTACCGTAATCAATATAACGCACAATTAGCTCAGGTTAAACTGGCTAAAGAAAACTACACGCGTATTCTTTCTGTATTTCAGAAAGGCAGCATAGCAGAAATTAAAATGCTGGAGGCCAAATCAAATCTTGACCAGGCGGCATCTGCTGCACGGGCGACTTATCAAAATATTGCCCACACCAGGCTGTATGCACCTCAAAGCGGCTATGCCAGCGACAAAAAAACAGAAGCCGGGGCTACCGCCAGCCCAGGAGTACCTGTGTTGCAGTTACTGGATACCCGTTCGGTCAATGTTTTAGTAGCTGTTCCTGAGAATGAAATTAATCGTTATCAGCCAGGTGATCCTGCCGCTGTCACTATTGATGCGTCGGCGAACACACCGATCGAAGGGCGTATTACCGAAGTGGGCGTACTGGCACTTAACAACAGTGCAAACTATACCGTTAAAGTAAAATTAGCCAATCCCGGTCAGGCGCTAAAACCAGGTATGCTTTGTAAGGTCGTATTCAGTACTCCGAAATCTAAATCATTGTCCGCTAAAGCAGCTGAACAGCAACTGGTCGTCCCTGCCCAGGCCGTACAGGTGGATGAGCATGGCCGTAATTATGTATATACCGTTAACCCGCAACATAAGGCGCAACGGAAAGAAGTTCAAACCGGGGCACTCTATAATAATGGTTTGGCGATCACCGGTGGTTTAAGTGGTGATGAACAACTGATTACTTCCGGTTACCAAAAGCTGGCCGATCAGTCTCCTGTTAAAATTACCCAATAA
- a CDS encoding TolC family protein: MKILFLSIISMGLAYTASAQHIVSLEQSRQAALAYSTAIKNGQLKVSSADFGLAAAKSSYLPSVSGTGLGLYGFKDFVPAIPGLLNKGINNLYLIGVTAIQPIYAGGKIETGYKLAALQQETSKIMARQSVDSVLLLTTQKYWNLVNLQEQEKTLAANEVLLNNVLKMQKDMLASGLIARNDLLKVKVQLSQLLVNQSKLQNGRRLALFDFSIYTGMPYDSLMVMQDTLDKGNEPLLPGGTPDTTLSGIANYQLLLKQVQGEGLQTKLSKADYLPSLSVGLSASQAGSFNKTIGSTFVPAALATLSVPISDGLWGRTKQKMKQRKISEQIAQNNLRDGSDQLQVGILKYWYDMKDELTQIRYAKENLLQATENLKVSQDNYKAGLSTATDVLDAQAFYQQAAVTLNTAYSDFQVKKAAYAYATGKINSK; the protein is encoded by the coding sequence ATGAAAATCCTCTTTTTATCCATCATATCCATGGGCTTGGCTTATACCGCCAGTGCCCAGCATATAGTGTCACTTGAGCAAAGCAGGCAAGCCGCTTTAGCGTACAGTACCGCTATCAAAAACGGGCAACTCAAAGTAAGCTCGGCAGACTTTGGACTGGCTGCTGCCAAATCTTCCTACCTGCCATCTGTCAGTGGTACTGGCCTGGGCTTATATGGCTTCAAAGATTTTGTACCGGCTATTCCGGGCCTATTGAATAAAGGCATCAATAATCTCTACCTGATTGGTGTAACTGCCATCCAGCCCATTTACGCAGGTGGTAAAATTGAAACGGGTTATAAGCTGGCTGCTTTACAGCAGGAAACCAGTAAGATAATGGCCAGGCAATCGGTTGATTCGGTATTACTGCTCACTACGCAAAAATACTGGAACCTGGTCAACTTGCAGGAGCAGGAAAAAACGCTGGCAGCTAATGAAGTGCTGCTGAATAATGTGCTGAAAATGCAAAAGGATATGCTGGCTTCCGGACTGATTGCCCGCAATGACCTGCTGAAAGTAAAAGTTCAACTCAGTCAACTGCTTGTTAACCAGAGCAAACTGCAAAATGGGCGGAGACTGGCCTTGTTTGATTTTTCCATATACACCGGCATGCCATATGATTCACTGATGGTGATGCAGGACACGCTTGACAAGGGAAATGAACCCTTGCTTCCTGGTGGAACACCGGATACAACACTTTCAGGAATAGCCAATTACCAGTTGCTGCTCAAACAGGTGCAGGGTGAAGGCTTGCAAACCAAATTAAGTAAAGCAGATTATTTGCCGAGTTTATCGGTCGGGCTGAGTGCTTCGCAGGCAGGCTCATTCAATAAGACAATAGGCAGTACGTTTGTACCGGCAGCCCTGGCTACCCTGAGCGTTCCTATTTCTGACGGCTTATGGGGGCGTACTAAACAAAAGATGAAACAAAGAAAGATCAGCGAACAAATTGCTCAAAACAATTTAAGGGATGGAAGTGATCAGCTACAGGTAGGTATCCTGAAGTACTGGTACGATATGAAAGATGAATTGACGCAGATCCGATACGCTAAGGAAAATCTGTTACAGGCCACTGAAAACCTGAAAGTAAGTCAGGACAACTATAAAGCGGGATTGAGTACGGCAACTGATGTTTTGGATGCTCAAGCCTTCTACCAACAGGCTGCGGTAACACTGAATACCGCTTATTCAGATTTTCAAGTGAAAAAAGCTGCGTATGCGTATGCGACCGGTAAGATTAATAGTAAATAG
- a CDS encoding FecR family protein — MLEKEFYISTLITSELNGSLDPAGNDELQNWKNSSSEHLEFYDRLIAKEYFLQEFQNFNQIETDHIWQLTRSGLKDSLNVKTTDASVRRIKIWPRIAALAATAAALVVCIYFFSGNRHANLSQIDYAKRYPYVKPGKSGSTITLSSGKVIRLSDHQKGLVIGSSRLAYTDGSVVTADGASNLKDETLTATTTKGQTYIFTLPDGTKVWLNADSKISFAQFFKHKTRKVFLEGEAYFEVAKDKLHPFIVANKNQQIEVLGTHFNVNSYKDEPGIATTLLEGSVKIKVGNGQKIIRPGEQALNRLGIISVRKTDLASVLDWKNGDFYLNHVEFKTAMRKIARWYNMEVIYDASVPDNMELGGWVSRNNQLSTVLKSIESAVSVTFRVEGRKIFVMR, encoded by the coding sequence ATGCTGGAAAAAGAATTTTATATATCCACACTAATCACCTCAGAACTTAATGGGTCGCTGGATCCTGCAGGTAATGATGAACTGCAAAACTGGAAGAATTCTTCTTCGGAACACCTTGAATTTTACGATCGTTTAATAGCTAAGGAGTATTTTCTGCAGGAATTTCAAAATTTTAATCAAATCGAAACTGATCATATCTGGCAGCTGACAAGGTCCGGATTAAAAGATAGTTTGAATGTAAAGACCACAGATGCTTCGGTCAGACGCATCAAAATATGGCCTCGCATTGCAGCATTAGCCGCAACGGCGGCGGCACTTGTCGTATGCATTTATTTCTTTAGCGGGAATCGTCATGCTAACCTTTCCCAAATTGATTATGCTAAGCGATATCCATATGTTAAACCAGGTAAAAGTGGTTCAACTATAACCCTTAGCAGCGGTAAGGTTATCAGGTTGAGTGACCATCAAAAAGGTCTTGTAATAGGAAGCAGTCGTCTGGCTTATACTGATGGAAGTGTTGTTACTGCAGATGGCGCAAGCAATCTAAAAGATGAAACACTTACAGCTACGACTACAAAAGGGCAGACGTATATATTTACTTTGCCCGATGGTACAAAAGTCTGGCTGAACGCAGATTCGAAAATTTCATTTGCTCAATTTTTTAAGCACAAAACGCGTAAGGTATTCCTCGAAGGTGAAGCTTATTTCGAGGTTGCAAAAGATAAACTTCACCCATTTATAGTAGCCAATAAAAATCAGCAAATAGAGGTTCTAGGTACTCATTTCAACGTAAATAGCTATAAAGATGAGCCCGGAATTGCAACAACTTTGCTGGAAGGTTCAGTAAAGATAAAGGTTGGAAATGGACAAAAAATTATCAGGCCAGGAGAACAGGCATTGAATAGACTTGGTATAATCAGCGTGCGAAAAACTGACTTAGCCAGTGTTCTCGACTGGAAGAATGGCGATTTCTACTTAAATCATGTGGAATTTAAAACAGCGATGAGAAAAATTGCAAGATGGTATAATATGGAGGTTATCTATGATGCTTCTGTTCCAGATAACATGGAACTGGGAGGATGGGTTTCCAGAAATAACCAGCTTTCTACTGTACTCAAATCAATAGAATCTGCTGTATCAGTGACGTTCAGGGTTGAAGGCCGTAAAATTTTTGTAATGCGATAA